One window from the genome of Nicotiana tomentosiformis chromosome 5, ASM39032v3, whole genome shotgun sequence encodes:
- the LOC138892523 gene encoding uncharacterized protein: protein MRVDNEETVFNVYKAIQLPHHYKDLSMISVVGLDEKLIDTSVYLDDSLEKTLTLFDSLEIDDEVEEIMHILDASYVYVHGLNPFEPLNRPSGPPPKLSIDEAPKLELKPLPPHLQYAYLGGSYTLHVIVSSDLSKLQEEKLLRVLCKHKRAIGWTMYDIRGISPALCMHKILMEEGHKPSVEHQRCLNTIMKEVVRKEVIKWLDVGIVFPISDSKWIAIALEEKEKTTFMCPYGTYAFKRMAFGLCNALAPFQRCMMAIVTSMVERFVEVFMYEFSVFRYSFDNCLMNLDKVLARCEETNLVLNWEKCHFMVREGIVLGHKVSKNGLLVDKAKVEEIEKLLYEGHSQFLGPCRLLEKDIPFKFDDACLKAFEELKKRLVIVPIIIVPDWAQPFELMCDASDVAIGDILGKRRDKQFHSAIRCQRTGTIMKKHEMPLQNILAVELFDVWGIDFMGPFPNSNGHKYMLLVVDYVSKWVEAIAVPTNDAKVVVNFVKKHIFTRFRTPRFLISGVKHKVSIAYHPQTSGQVEVSNREVKQILEKMVSGNRKDWAGKLDDALWAY, encoded by the exons atgagggtggacaacgaggaaacAGTTTTCAATGTCTACAAGGCGATCCAACTTCCCCACCATTATAAGGatctctctatgatatctgttgtggggCTGGATGAGAAACTTAtagacacgagtgtatatctagatgaTTCTCTAGAGAAAACACTCACGTTGTTCGATAGCTtggagattgatgatgaggttgaggagataatGCATATACTAGATGCATCTTATGTCTACGTGCATGGATTAAATCCCTTTGAGCCCCTAAATAGGCCAAGTGGGCCTCCACCAAAGTTGTCGATTgatgaagctccaaaattggaacttaaacccttgccccctcaccttcaatatgcttatttgggtggtTCTTACACTTTACatgttattgtttcttctgacttgtctaaattgcaagAAGAAAAGCTGTTAAGAGTGCTATGTAAGCACAaacgagcaattgggtggacaatgtatGACATTAGAGGCATTAGTCCGGCCTtatgcatgcataaaatcctcatggaggaaggacacaagccaagtgtagagcatcAACGCTGCCTAAATACAAttatgaaagaggtggtaagaaaagaagtgattaagtggcttgatgtaggtattgtatttccaatctctgatagcaaatgg attgctatagccctagAGGAAAAAGAGAAGACTACATTTATGTGTCCATATGGCACGTATGCATTCAAGAGAATGGCTTTCGGTCTCTGTAATGCACTTGCgccttttcaaaggtgtatgatggctattgtTACTagcatggttgaaagatttgtagaagtttTCATGTATGAATTTTCTGTATTTCGGTactcttttgataattgtttgatgaaccttgataaagtgcttgctaggtgtgaagagacaaacttggtgctaaactgggagaagtgtcatttcatggtacgagaaggtatagtcttggggcacaaggtgtccaaaaATGGTTTGTTGGTGGACAAGGCAAAGGTGGAGGAGATTGAAAAATTGCTCTATGAAGGgcattcacagtttcttgggccatgcag gcttcttgagaaagatatcCCTTTCAAATTTGATGATgcttgtctgaaagcatttgaggagctgaagaaaaGATTAGTGATTGTGCCAATTATCATTGTCCCGGATTGGGCGcagccatttgagttgatgtgcgatgcgaGTGACGTCGCAATCGGAGATATTTTGGGGAAAAGAAGGGATAAACAATTTCACTCAGCTATAAG atgccaaagaaccggaacaaTCATGAAGAAGCACGAGATgcctttgcaaaatattctggcagtggAGCTCTtcgatgtttgggggattgatttcatgggaccgtttcCAAACTCTAATGGTCACAAATACATGTTGCTGGTAGTCGACTATGtatctaagtgggtggaggccattgctgttcctactaatgacgcaaaggtagtggttAACTTTGTAAaaaagcacatcttcacacgcttTAGGACTCCAAGGTTTTTGATAAgtggagttaagcacaaggtttccatcgcctatcatccccaaacgagtggtcaagtggaagtgtCAAACAGAGAGGTGAAGCAAATTCTGGAGAAAATGGTAAGTGgaaatagaaaggactgggccggaaaGCTTGACGACGCATTATGGGCGTATTga